The following proteins come from a genomic window of Montipora capricornis isolate CH-2021 chromosome 9, ASM3666992v2, whole genome shotgun sequence:
- the LOC138015340 gene encoding guanylate-binding protein 6-like, which yields MKVLVCIVLGTVLAVFLFVTSTQGDKSRFLVKFDNETQSYVLNRDVLDDLAKLQRPIRVIAIVGDARIGKSTTLNLISHFWNGMNGDEVEEIFKTGDTVVAVTRGVWAHIVKPKAIKGSVVLLDVEGTNKGNDSLTDHLSMFTALISSGLTVMVPNVFGNKNLDFLFRVSRLSDVIFRNDSHERFANLRVLFKGHLRPPNGRSLEDYTRDLIVGPFSEANAHKKEMGRIIAKHFPRNKISVSQVPHFGDPDLFSDNERLHKSDYWKVMKNVAEQFLEFPIKTTFEGTPMDGFALADLAKHLVDTMNENAWPDFGNVYVMFERNICKRHYANLVEPLLSLKADEITSAMETTLNKFKNECALESEIKAAEENLKSVAKAKKKLEELDRKLKEAEDKRQEAENKQAEEEKKFESTLAVKNKELAQEIKGREEAERERRLLKEQHAEAMRSLEWLKRKLRKSGGGWGGFLGPALIGGIAGLAFSDVQLKSNVTVLPLSRYNSVGLRGFSWQWNEIAKEKFGLSGMGQGVIAQDVKKLYPWAAVKGADGFLRVDYASLDAMINF from the coding sequence ATGAAGGTTCTAGTTTGCATCGTTCTTGGAACGGTTCtcgctgtttttctttttgttacctcaACACAGGGAGACAAATCGAGATTTTTAGTCAAATTTGACAATGAAACGCAATCGTACGTGTTAAATCGCGATGTTTTGGATGATTTAGCGAAGCTCCAGCGACCGATTCGCGTTATTGCTATCGTCGGCGACGCGAGAATTGGAAAATCCACGACTTTGAACTTGATCAGTCATTTCTGGAATGGAATGAACGGAGACGAAGTCGAAGAAATCTTCAAAACTGGAGACACTGTGGTGGCAGTCACGCGGGGCGTTTGGGCTCACATCGTTAAACCAAAAGCTATCAAAGGAAGTGTCGTTTTACTCGACGTTGAAGGCACGAATAAAGGTAATGATAGTCTTACGGATCACCTCAGCATGTTCACAGCTCTGATATCCTCAGGTCTGACTGTGATGGTGCCAAATGTGTTCGGAAACAAGAACTTGGACTTTCTGTTTCGAGTGTCACGCCTCAGTGATGTGATCTTCAGAAACGACAGTCACGAAAGGTTTGCAAATCTCCGAGTTCTTTTCAAAGGACACCTCCGTCCTCCCAACGGTCGCAGCTTGGAAGATTACACTAGGGATTTAATTGTAGGGCCGTTTTCTGAAGCGAACGCTCATAAAAAAGAAATGGGAAGGATCATTGCAAAACATTTTCCCAGGAACAAAATCTCGGTATCTCAAGTTCCCCATTTTGGCGACCCCgatcttttctcagacaatgagagattgcacaaaagtgactattggaaagttatgaaaaatgtAGCTGAACAGTTTCTGGAATTTCCAATCAAAACCACGTTCGAAGGAACTCCCATGGATGGTTTCGCACTTGCCGATTTAGCAAAGCATCTGGTCGACACTATGAACGAAAACGCTTGGCCAGATTTTGGGAATGTTTACGttatgtttgaaagaaatatttgcaAGAGACATTATGCAAATCTTGTAGAGCCTCTTCTTTCGCTCAAAGCGGATGAAATTACCTCTGCCATGGAAACGACCTTGAATAAGTTCAAAAACGAATGCGCTTTGGAGAGCGAGATAAAGGCCGCGGAGGAAAATCTCAAGAGTGTTGCCAAGGCGAAGAAAAAGTTAGAAGAACTGGATAGAAAACTCAAGGAAGCGGAAGATAAGCGACAGGAGGcagaaaataaacaagccgaggaggaaaaaaagtttgaatcTACTCTGGCCGTGAAGAATAAAGAGTTGGCGCAGGAGATAAAGGGCCGCGAAGAGGCGGAAAGAGAAAGGAGGCTGTTAAAGGAGCAACATGCGGAAGCAATGAGGTCTCTTGAATGGCTTAAACGAAAACTCCGGAAAAGTGGCGGCGGCTGGGGAGGGTTTCTTGGACCCGCGCTGATCGGTGGCATAGCTGGTTTGGCTTTTAGTGACGTACAACTCAAGAGCAACGTGACAGTACTGCCGCTCTCGCGGTACAACTCTGTTGGACTCCGCGGATTCTCCTGGCAGTGGAATGAAATTGCTAAGGAGAAATTCGGCCTCAGTGGGATGGGCCAAGGGGTAATTGCGCAGGATGTAAAGAAACTATACCCATGGGCGGCTGTTAAAGGAGCGGACGGTTTCCTGCGCGTTGATTACGCCTCTCTCGACGCTATGATAAACTTTTGA
- the LOC138017633 gene encoding uncharacterized protein encodes MIAHHVFQRTLTWTLLFAAICSGSAGKKASYAQNVFDRPNATKGSYTTNQVPLEGLQSPISIISALGVSKTGKSTALNLFSYLLAGANKSYTEIFERGHSVEPVTRGILMHALPRRDGKGSIVFMDCEGLDVGDETLIRELGITTRLVSSTLIIFVDNLFDNDDLNFLFHLTHVSHDILGESGHTQNPNLVVVVRDGLKPPQGQTLEEYTTNYISEPSFDGGGKGMREKRAFIARYFPKADISVFRIPFVDDTQLFENFPNKLLGTDYWKSMKRIAQEIEKFPGKKAPNGSLVDGPALHDILLAGTEILNGARPSVRNNYLDIEEQICKRGYTEIVTPVLALNASEIYIKMEDTMTRFMLHCALESEVTAARNDLQQKAKFTAELERLERGTKAAELDKHKAEEKLEKRVHELRLNELETRLELLEKKLDELPNNTEKEWFEKVMQTLKAIDDVVKNLRRFLEVPFVHYLMMAIFCFFGDFLGRRWNFR; translated from the coding sequence ATGATCGCACATCACGTATTTCAACGCACGTTAACCTGGACGCTCCTCTTTGCTGCAATCTGCTCTGGGTCTGCAGGAAAGAAAGCGAGTTAtgctcaaaatgtttttgaccgGCCCAATGCAACCAAGGGCTCCTACACTACAAATCAGGTCCCGCTAGAGGGACTTCAGTCGCCCATTTCAATTATCTCTGCTCTTGGAGTCTCAAAAACTGGCAAATCTACTGCGTTAAATCTCTTCAGCTATCTTTTGGCTGGTGCAAACAAGAGCTACACGGAAATATTCGAAAGGGGGCATTCGGTGGAACCAGTCACCCGAGGCATTTTGATGCATGCGTTGCCACGTCGTGATGGTAAAGGAAGCATTGTTTTCATGGACTGTGAAGGCCTAGACGTAGGCGACGAAACTCTGATAAGGGAGCTCGGGATCACTACAAGACTCGTATCATCAACTTTAATCATTTTTGTGGATAATCTGTTCGATAACGACGACTTAAACTTCCTGTTTCATCTGACACACGTGAGTCACGACATCCTTGGAGAATCTGGTCACACACAAAACCCCAATCTTGTAGTCGTTGTAAGAGATGGATTGAAACCGCCACAAGGGCAAACACTGGAGGAGTATACTACAAACTACATCAGTGAACCGTCATTCGACGGCGGAGGAAAAGGTATGCGGGAGAAAAGAGCATTTATAGCTCGGTACTTCccaaaagctgacatttcggtTTTTAGAATTCCATTTGTCGATGACACGCAACTATTCGAAAACTTTCCCAACAAACTGCTGGGAACTGATTACTGGAAAAGCATGAAACGAATAGcccaagaaattgaaaaattccCCGGCAAGAAAGCGCCCAATGGTAGTCTTGTAGATGGCCCAGCACTTCACGATATACTCCTCGCAGGCACGGAAATTCTTAACGGCGCAAGACCGAGTGTGCGCAACAATTATCTTGACATAGAGGAACAGATATGTAAAAGAGGGTACACCGAGATTGTTACGCCAGTTTTGGCTTTAAACGCTAGTGAAATCTACATCAAAATGGAAGACACTATGACTAGGTTTATGTTGCATTGCGCGTTGGAGAGTGAAGTAACCGCTGCACGGAATGATTTAcagcaaaaagcaaaatttacGGCAGAGTTGGAAAGATTAGAGAGGGGAACAAAAGCTGCAGAATTAGATAAACATAAAGCCGAGGAGAAACTGGAAAAGCGTGTACATGAATTGCGTCTCAATGAGCTCGAAACCAGACTTGAATTGCTGGAAAAGAAGTTGGATGAACTCCCAAACAACACTGAAAAGGAATGGTTCGAAAAAGTTATGCAGACATTAAAGGCCATCGATGACGTAGTCAAAAATCTACGTAGGTTTCTCGAAGTACCTTTCGTGCATTACCTTATGATggccattttttgtttttttggtgaCTTTCTAGGACGCCGCTGGAATTTTCGATAG